One genomic window of Cannabis sativa cultivar Pink pepper isolate KNU-18-1 chromosome 2, ASM2916894v1, whole genome shotgun sequence includes the following:
- the LOC115719144 gene encoding peroxidase 60-like: MKNNRVLEMAPIIGIFIILSLSIGQCYGALQSGYYNKKCNITTTTTTGFWPFNSKSQTTTTEVNVEATIKDAVKLAFGKDRTLVAALLRMQFHDCFVKGCDASILIEKNKDGSLTEKNAGPNRSVRGYDVIDDIKKDLESKCHQVVSCADIIAIATRDAVNLASEGRVNYVVETGRLDGKESKLTNVNLPPPTISVANSISAFRQKGLDIADMVYLLGGHTVGTAHCSLFQDRVYNFNGSGKPDPTMNSTLVNSLKSKCPSKSSFNNIVPLDQTNEDSSLVVDKSFYNQLVMKRGILKIDQDLANDEKTKDVVKQLAFGNNDLFAQKFGQAMVKLGRVEVITDKSKGEIRTSCRELN; this comes from the exons atgaagAATAATAGGGTTTTGGAGATGGCTCCTATTATAGGTATCTTTATAATTTTGAGTTTGAGTATTGGGCAATGTTATGGAGCATTGCAAAGTGGTTACTACAACAAAAAATGCAACattaccaccaccaccaccaccggcTTCTGGCCATTCAACTCGAAATCTCAAACAACAACAACGGAAGTGAATGTTGAGGCCACAATCAAAGATGCCGTGAAATTAGCTTTTGGAAAAGACCGGACTCTTGTGGCCGCACTTCTTCGTATGCAGTTCCACGATTGCTTTGTTAAG gGATGTGATGCTTCTATTCTAATTGAGAAAAATAAAGATGGAAGCCTAACTGAGAAGAACGCTGGCCCAAATAGAAGTGTGAGAGGTTATGATGTTATAGATGATATTAAGAAAGATTTAGAGAGCAAATGTCATCAAGTTGTGTCTTGTGCTGATATCATTGCTATTGCTACAAGAGATGCTGTCAACTTAGCAAGT GAAGGAAGAGTGAATTATGTTGTGGAAACTGGAAGATTGGATGGAAAAGAATCTAAGCTTACTAATGTTAATCTTCCACCTCCAACAATTTCAGTGGCTAATTCCATTAGTGCATTTCGCCAAAAAGGACTTGACATCGCCGACATGGTTTATCTTCTCG GTGGTCATACTGTTGGAACAGCACACTGCAGTCTGTTCCAAGATCGAGTTTACAACTTCAATGGCAGTGGGAAGCCTGACCCAACAATGAACTCGACATTGGTGAACTCTTTGAAATCAAAGTGTCCTTCAAAATCGAGTTTCAACAACATCGTCCCGTTGGACCAAACTAATGAAGATAGTTCCTTGGTTGTAGATAAATCATTCTACAACCAATTAGTAATGAAGAGAGGAATTCTCAAGATTGATCAAGATTTAGCCAATGATGAAAAAACTAAAGATGTTGTGAAACAACTAGCCTTTGGGAATAATGACTTATTTGCCCAAAAATTTGGACAAGCTATGGTCAAATTGGGAAGAGTTGAGGTCATCACTGATAAATCTAAGGGTGAGATTAGAACATCATGcagagaattaaattaa